The Curtobacterium sp. MCSS17_015 genomic sequence CCCGGGCCGGTCCGTCCCGTGACCCGGACGCCCGACACGACGCGCGTGGCCGCCGACGGCCGGGAGGCCCGTGCCGGGTCGTACGCGTCGGCTCCGGCTCCGCGGACCACGACGGTCTCGACGTCGGAACGTTGCAGGAGCGCCGGGACCTCGCGGCTGAGTGTCGGGTGCCCGAGGACGACGGCGCGCCGCACCCGGCCGCCGAACGACTCGTCGCGCAGGAGGTCGCGGTAGGCGGCCACGAGGTTGCGGCCGAAGCGTGCGCCGCTGGACACCTCGGCGAGCAGCGGCGCTCCGAGCTCCCAGGCGATCCGCTCGGCGTCCTCGCCGGCGTCGTGCCCCGCGATCACGACGGTGGCGGGTTCGTCGTCGGGGGCGAGGTCGGCCTCGGGCAGCGACGCCGTCGTCCGGCGCCGCGCGTACCCGTGGTCGACCTGGTCGTCGGGGACACCGTCGGCCCGCTCGAGCCCGGCGGAGAGCGGCTCGCGGAAGGCGAGGTCGAGCTGGACCGGACCGGGCTGCCCGGCGTGCCCGGCGGCCGCGGCCACGGCCTCGCGGACGAGCCCGCGGACGGTGGCACGCACCTCGTCGTCGACGCCGTGCGTGCTCGGCGCCTGCACGTCGCGGACGAAGCCGACCGCCGACCCGAACATGCCCGGTTGCACGGTGGTCTGGTTGCTGCCGATGCCGCGGAGTTCTGCAGGACGATCGGCGGAGACGACGATCATCGGCACGCCGGAGTGGTGCGCTTCGAGCACGGCGGGGTGCAGGTTCGCGACCGCGGTGCCCGACGTGGTCACGACCGCGGCCGGACGACCGGTCTCGACGGCCAGACCGAGGGCGAAGAACCCGGCGGTGCGTTCGTCGAGTCGCACGTGCACGCTGATGCCGCCGGCACGTTCGAGGGCCACCGCCGCGAGGGCCAGTGCCTGCGAGCGGGAACCGGGGCTGACGACGACGTCGGTCACGCCGGCGCGGGCGAGCTCCTGCAGGAACGCGAGTGCGAAGTCCGTCGCCGGGCTGCCGGACGCCTGCGCCACGCCGTTTGCGGACGGAGCGTCGGCCGACGCGCCGTCAGCGATCGGGGCGGCCGTCG encodes the following:
- the menD gene encoding 2-succinyl-5-enolpyruvyl-6-hydroxy-3-cyclohexene-1-carboxylic-acid synthase, with amino-acid sequence MAQASGSPATDFALAFLQELARAGVTDVVVSPGSRSQALALAAVALERAGGISVHVRLDERTAGFFALGLAVETGRPAAVVTTSGTAVANLHPAVLEAHHSGVPMIVVSADRPAELRGIGSNQTTVQPGMFGSAVGFVRDVQAPSTHGVDDEVRATVRGLVREAVAAAAGHAGQPGPVQLDLAFREPLSAGLERADGVPDDQVDHGYARRRTTASLPEADLAPDDEPATVVIAGHDAGEDAERIAWELGAPLLAEVSSGARFGRNLVAAYRDLLRDESFGGRVRRAVVLGHPTLSREVPALLQRSDVETVVVRGAGADAYDPARASRPSAATRVVSGVRVTGRTGPGHRAWVGRWVAASRALLGGGDAGPDLDAKRSADRAERNRFLRDEVALRRRPVDRAMLAEAVWGVTWPHDRLVFGASQIIREADMTVPGKKIRVHANRGLAGIDGTISTALGIATALEAESGTAGTTRVVVGDLTFLHDLGGLVTGTEEHRPRLQVVVGNDRGGAIFRGLEVAATTAPEDMRRMMTTPQHVDVERVVTGLGWEYRRAETWGDLERVLTDPAERVVIEVPLAD